AATGCCGAAGAAGTTTACGCCGGCAAAAAGCCAGTGGATTCTTTAGGTGTGAGCGCTCCTGATAAAACAACTTTGAAATTTGAGCTGAGCAAGGTTGATCCAGACTTCGAACACAATTTGGCGAATTATATTTTAGCGCCGACAAAAGAAAAGCTTGATGCGTATACTGGTCCTTACAAATTAAAAGAATGGAAACGCGGGCAGAAAATTGTTTTAGAATCGAATCGGACTTATAAGATGGGTCATCCGGATCGCCCTCTGGTAGAAGTTCTTTTCATCGAGGAAGACACCGTAGCTTTGCAGCTTTATGAAAAAAACGAACTGCAATTTTTAAGGCGTCTTCCGACATTATTTATTCCAAGTTACAAAAAACGTTCTGACTTTTATTGGGTTCCGGTTTCACGTTTAGATTATATTGGTTTTGGCCCTGAATTAGCCAATCAAGAGGATGTCAGAAAAGCCTTCACTTACTCTCTAAACTACGTGGAACTGCAAAAGATCTTTTCTTCTGAGGGAAGACCTGGTTGCATCGGACTTCCCGACTCTTGGTTTCCGGAAAAAGCGCCGTGCTTTGATTATGATTTAAAGAAAGTACCGAAAGTTAAAAGCGATAAGACTTATAATATGATGTTTTCAGCTTTGGGCGGAGAAGATCATAAAAGAGCTACTGAATGGCTGCAAAACCAGTGGAGCAAGAATGCGGGACTTAAAACGCATTTAGAGGTTAAAGAGAACAAAGTTTTCTTGCAGATTTTAGGTCAAAATCCTCCGGCATTATTTAGAAAAGGTGTCGCGGCAGACCGCCCGACTTGCCTTGCAGCTTTAGAAACCTTTGGACCTTTAAGCCCAGAAAATTATCTCAGAATTAAATCGCCAGAGTACGATAAGCTTTTGGCTAACCTTGGCAAAGCGAAGACTCAAGCTGAACAGAAAAATGCGTGTCTTGCCGGTACAGAATACCTAATGAAGAATCATCTGATGATCCCATTAGGCGCGATTCAATTTTCAATCTTAGTAAAACCTGAATTCACCGGATGGAAACTCAATCAGCTGAACCAACTGGATCTAGCCAACCTAAAAGCAAAATAAAAAAAAAGGCGCTGGTAAGGCGCCTTTTTTTGTTTCATATTTTTTAAACCAATTAGCGGATGTAGATAACTACGCGAGCTGGACGACCGTTACCCTGCAAGTTCTGCATTTGAATTCGTAAAGAGCGAAGTTTTGAAATTGGGAAACTCGCACCACCACGACGTGGGGACACATAATCACCTTGCACATTCCACAATGGAAGTTGGTGCAACGACTCTGTCATAACGATCGCTTGTGAAACTCTCACGACTCCCACATCAACTTGGATCATCACTTCCGAATACTCGTTTCCATCATTAAGATGGTAATCTCTAAAGAAAGGAGCATTGGGCCAAATCGTCTCGTTTGCCATTGGCTTCCAACCGCTATTTGAGCGAGCTTGCGCAGTTAGACCAGAAAGAATTATCATCACAGTAGCTAAAAATAGTTTCATAAAAATCTCCCGAGGCGGTTAAGTATCAAGACTCCAGAGCCTTGTCCAGAGGATGACCTTTAAAACCTCTGTAATGGGAGTCGACCGAGATATAATTACCGGAAATTTTTAGAAAATTTCGGGGACCTGGACTTGTCGCTGCACCTTCTAAAGCCTAGAATTAGATCCATGAATTCACCAGCTCAGTCCGTCGACATACATAAAGATCAGATTATTTTTAGTGAAGGTGATGCAGGAGATTGTGCCTACATCATCGAAAAAGGCCGGGTGCTGGTTTACATCAGCAAAGACAAAGAGGAAATCCCTTTAACCATTCTAGGTGAAGGTGAAATCTTCGGTGAGATGTCCTTGATCGACAATCAGAATAGATCGGCTTCCGTTCGTGCTCTTGAAGATGTGCGTTTAGCGATCGTTACTAAGCAACAAGTCCTAGAGCGCGTATCCACTGCCGATAAAGTCGTGCAGCTTTTAATGCGTGTTCTTTTAAAACGTTTACGCCGTAAAAATTTGAATACTCCTGCTGGCACTAAAATGTCTGAAGTAGAGTTTGAAAATTCAGGTGCTGGTGATGACGGGACTCAAGGCGCTTTAGATCAAATCAAACTTGAAAATCAAATCTTTCAGGCTTTTCAAAATAAGGAATTTGAACTTTTTTATCAGCCGATCGTGAATCTAAAAACCAAGCAAGTTATGGGTTGCGAGGCGCTTCTTCGTTGGAACTCTCCGGTTCATGGATTGATTTCTCCGAATTTGTTTATCGATGTGATTGAAAATTCTTCGATGGTCATTCCCATCGGTCATTGGATTATCAATCAAGCTTTGAAAGATTTAAAAACGATTCAAGATCAACTGCGTGACGCTAAAAAGACCAAGCTTGCAGATGATTTTATGATGAGTATCAATATCTCTGGTCGTCAGTTCACGCATTCTGATTTCGTGAATAACTTAGAAGACCTTCGTGAAAAACATGATCTGCAAACGAAAAATATTAAATTAGAGATGACTGAACGAGTGATGATGGATGGCGCGATTGCTCTTGAATCACTGAATCAGTGCCGCAACCAAGGTTACGCGATTTCTATTGATGATTTCGGTACAGGATTTTCAAGCTTGCAGTATTTGACTCAGATGCCAATCAGCTTCTTGAAAATTGACCGCTCTTTTGTGATGAAAGTGCTTTCTGATCCAAAATCAAAAGCCGTTGTAAGTTCTATCATCCACTTAGCGCACGCTATGGATTTAGAAATTATCGCAGAGGGTATTGAGAACAATGAAGAGTCCTTGGTTCTAGAAACTCTTGGCGCTCGTTATGGACAAGGTTACCTGTTCTCGAAACCTGTTGATCTTGGTCGCTTTCTAAAACTGATCTAATTAAAAAAGAAATATAGAAAAAGGCTGCATCTCGCAGCCTTTTTTATTTTGAACGTGCAATATTCACCACCGAATCGGTGGTAGAGACCCATTTGACGCAGTGAAACCGCAAAAAGAACCAGGCACCTTTCGAAAAACCCCTTCCAGAAAACGCGCACTTAACGCGGCAAAACCTTAAAAAGCAATAAATGCTACGATGGCATTTTTTCGCGTTTACCCGAAGGGCAAGGGCAGGAGCTCGCAGCAAGCAGGCACCTTTTGGCTTTCTCGTTTTGAGACGGGGAATTGCGAGAAATAGTCGGAGTGTTAAGTTCCTTTGTGGGACGCCGATAAGACCTATGTCTTAAGACTTTTTTACGGCTTAAGAAACAACATGGGGGTCACAATGGCTGACAAGAAATTCGAAAAACAAATCCCAAACAACGTAGTGTCGCTTGAATCTTCTCGCTGCACGGGCGAGGGCTGCAAAAAGAAAGCTGAAAAAGCAGGTTTCTGCGCAGAACACTTTGATTGGTTTAAAGCGGGTCTTATCACGAAGGATGGAATGAAAGCTCCGGACTTCGATAAGAAGCATTATCACTACACTGCGAAAAAAGCGTCTTAATCGCTTTGTTTCGTGGAAACAAAAAAGCCGGGTGCTCCCCGGCTTTTTTTATTTCTAAAATCTAAGGTGTTTAGAACTAAAAAGATCCCCAAAAGGCGACAAATAGCACAACGCCAATTACAAAATATTTTATCGCCACATTCATCGCTTCGCGCATCGACATGCCTTCCTATCGGTCCTTATTTTTGCTAGCATAAGTCCAGTCTGGAGAACGTTGTTATGAAAAAAGCCGCCCTCATTACCGGAGCTAGCAGCGGAATCGGTGCTGCCACTGCCATTGAATTCGCAAAAAACGGATATTTCGTTTATTTGATGGGAAGAGATAAAGAAAGACTTCAAGAAGTCGCTCTTCGCTGCCGCAGTGGCGCGACCTTACTTTCATGCGATATCACGGACGTGGCTGCTGTTCAAAAGCGTCTTGATGAAATGCTTTCTTCTAAAATTCACAAAATCGAAGTGTTAGTGAATAACGCCGGCATTTATGAAACCCACACCACGGAAACTGGGACTGATGAAATTTGGAAACGCCAGTTTGAGGTGAATCTTTTTGCCCCGATCCGCATCGTGCGCACACTCTTCCCCTATTTTAAAGAGCACGGCGGCGGAAGCATCGTGAATATTTCTTCAACATTGGGACTTAGACCTAATGGCCCAACGGCAGCGTATTCAGCTAGTAAGGCCGCCATGGTGAATTGGACTCATAGTTTAGCTGTCGAAGGTGGCCCAGCGAACATTCGCGCCAACTGCCTATGCCCAGGTATTGTCGACACTCCTATTCATAGTTTTCATTCATTAGAGACAACACAGAAAACAGCGGCTTTAGAAAAAATGAAGTCCCTTCAACCTTTGGGAAGAATCGGAACCCCTGAAGATGTGGCTAGGGCCGCTTATTTCTTCGGCTCTGAGCTTTCAAGTTGGACCACGGGCGCCATTGTCCCAGTGGATGGCGGTATCAACCTATGATCCTGACTCTTTCAACCATCTTTAGCAGTGCGCATTTTTATGCTCAAAAAGAGTGGTCGGAAGAACAGAACCTAAAAAACTTTGGTCGCTGTTATACGCAATACGGCCATGGCCATAACTATAAGCTAGAGGTGGGCTTTAAAATCAGTGGGGTTTTAGAGCTAGAAAAAAGAAACTTTTATCAGGAAACCCTTAAAGTTTTGACCAGCCCTTTGGATCATGAGCATTTAAATTTCGTGATTCCAGAATTTAAAGACAAAGTCCCGACCACGGAAAACATCAGTCTTTATTTGCTAGAGAAATTAAAGTTATCCATCGATGAAAAACAGATTTCCTATCTGCGCCTGTATGAAATGGATAATTTATGGACGGAGATCCGCCTATGAGCGAAGAAAAAGTAAGATTATCAAAGTTAATGGCGGAAAGAGGCATTTGTTCTCGTCGTGAGGCCGATGCTTATATCGAAAAAGGTTTGGTTCTTGTTGATGGCATCAAAGTCGATCAACTTGGTACCAAGGTTGATCCAAAGGTAAAAATCACTTTAGAAGCCCAGGCGCTGAAACAACAAAAGCGTTTAGCAACGATCATTCTAAACAAACCCGTAGGATGGGTTTCAGCACAACCAGAACCACCCTACCAACCAGCGATCAAACTTATCACTCCAGAAAATCAGTTCGGCGAATCTAAAGTTCGTCTGAATCAAGATCACTTCCAAGGTTTGGCCGTAGCAGGTCGTCTGGATATCGACTCCCAAGGTCTACTACTTTTCACTCAAGACGGTCGTATCGCTAAAAAGATCATTGGCGAAGAAACCAAGGTTGAAAAAGAATATATCGTGCGCGTGGAAGGAAAACTTCCTCCCGAAAAGTTGAAACTTCTAAATCACGGACTTTCTTTGGACGGAAAACCTTTAAAGCCAGCAAAAGTAGAATGGTTAAATGAAGACCAACTGCGCTTTGTTCTTAAAGAGGGAAAAAAACGTCAAATCCGCCGTATGTGCGAGATGGTGGGACTTAAAGTGACTGGCCTTAAACGCGTACGCATTGGAAATTTGCGCCTAGGAAAATTGCCTGAAGGCAAATGGCGCTTCCTCGAAGAAGATGAGTCAGTGTAGTAAGTCAAAAAGTACCAAGCGCAAAGCGGAGGCGCCAGTGCTTTTTCACTTACCGCGTGGCTTTAGGAAATCCTGGCGAAGAGCTTCGTAATACGCGATTTCCTCTTCGCTAAACCCCGCCTTCATTCGCAAGTCACGATTTAACGGCTCTACCCGCTTCGGCAAACGAACTCGCAAAGAATCCATGCGCGCCGGGAAATCATTGGCTGGATCTAATTTTTCTAACTTACAAATCTCTCGATACCAGCGCGAACCAAAATCAACGTGACCGATTTCTTCAAAGTTAATTTGTTTTACAATATTTTGAATTGTGCTTTTACTTGCGGGGCCTTCCAGGCGTTTAATCAAGGTATCCCCAGCATCAAGGCCGCTGCCTTCAAGATAACGATGCACGATCAAAATACGATCTAATAGGGTGTCTTCAACACTCACCGATTTCCATAAAGCCAAGTGTACAGGCCAATCACCCCATTTATAACCCAAAGACTCAATGCCTTCGATGCACATGCTTAAATGTTGAGCTTCTGAAACTGTGACTGCCAATAATTCTTCTTTAAAGCCTTGGGGCGCATCGGGATACTCCACCAGCGTTCTTACCCCTAGCTCCATGGCCTGCAGTTCAATGCTCGCCAAATCATGAAGCATACGAGCTTGGCCTTCGATAGTGGCAAAACCCTTCTTTGGGGGATGGAATTTGGGATGTAAAACTTGAATATCTCTGGCTGGGTCTTCAGGAACCAAGTACGGCGAGGTCAATTTTAAGGCCTCTTCGCAGGTATTTTGGATATTTTTGATCTTTTCCCAGACATCCGGGGTCGAAAAGCTGAACATAGAGGCTTTTTACATCCCGCTCCCTTTGTTGCCAAATAATTCCTGAACTGGTGCAATGAATACCTTCAAAAAGGGAAGGATACTCATGGGAAAATCGTGGAAAACCGCCGGAAAAGTAGAAAAAGCCCAACAAAAAGGGCAAATCTTCACAAAGCTAGCACGTGAAATCGCCGTTGCTGCTAAAGCTGGTGGCCCTGATCCCGCAGCCAATTCCCGTCTTCGTTTGGCGATCGATGCTGCTAAAAAAGTGTCTTGCCCGAATGACACTATCGAACGCGCCATCAAAAAAGGCGCGGGTCTTTTGGATGACGGCAAAGTTATCGAAGAGATTACCTACGAAGGTTACGGCCCCCATGGTGTGGGCGTGATCGTTGAATGCCAAACAGATAACAAACACAGAACAGCTCCAGACATGCGTCACGCTTTCAAATCCCACGAAGGAAATATGGGCGAGGTGGGTTCCGTTGCTTGGATGTTCGAACGCGTAGGACACATCGTTGGCACTAAAGATGGCACTTTTGATCCAGATGAAGAAGCCATCGAAGCTGGAGCAAACGAAGTTGCTTCTGACGACGAAGGTGGTTACGAGTTTTATACAAACTCTGATGACCTAGATGCAGTTCGCGATGCCCTTGTAAAACGCGGCTGGAAAGTCACGACAGCGGAACTTTCTTACAAAGCAAAAAACATCACCGAGCTTAATGGCGATCAGAAAAAAGACGTCGAAGAGTTCCTAAATTATCTAGATGATATGGATGACACTCACAGAGTCCATGCGACGATCTAGTTAGATCAGACTTAATTCATAAATAGTTCATTAAAAAGCCGGAAGAAATCCGGCTTTTTTTATACCTTCGAAGAGCATTCACCAACACTTCCCCTGCTCGCTTTAGATACATGATAAAATACTAATGAAAGACGAACAAAAAAAAGGAGGTCATATGAGATCCACTCTTTTGGTAGCCCTTCTTTTAGCACTAACACCAGTCACATTCGCTGCGCCTGCTGCGGAAACACCTAATGGTGATGCCGAATCTTTTAGAAGAGAAACTTTGCGACGGGACCTTATGGAAGAACAATATGAAAATCGCGAAAGCGATCGTTATATAAGTCGAGATCCAAGTGCTATGCCTTGTCCTTCGCCTCAAACGAAGTTAGATGAAGCGCGCACCATGTCTCAACTTGAACCTCATAGCACAACCTGCCCCGCGGATGGAGCCATCATGAAAAGTGAAGCCCCTGAAGCATTCTCTCCCAACTCAACGGTTGAATGAGGTTAAATAAAAAAGAGGAGTATCTTGTACTCCTCTTTTTTTTATTTTTAAAT
This is a stretch of genomic DNA from Bdellovibrio reynosensis. It encodes these proteins:
- a CDS encoding peptide ABC transporter substrate-binding protein, with the protein product MKYIFAILVLLACSTGTAAEKVFRLHLANEPGGLDPNKQRTSSSSYLLTNLYRNIFSFDDSKGLTPDLGEGCKRDKKNATLTCTLKKDLTWSDGSPITSADFLQTYKKILNPKTAAPRADLLFSIKNAEEVYAGKKPVDSLGVSAPDKTTLKFELSKVDPDFEHNLANYILAPTKEKLDAYTGPYKLKEWKRGQKIVLESNRTYKMGHPDRPLVEVLFIEEDTVALQLYEKNELQFLRRLPTLFIPSYKKRSDFYWVPVSRLDYIGFGPELANQEDVRKAFTYSLNYVELQKIFSSEGRPGCIGLPDSWFPEKAPCFDYDLKKVPKVKSDKTYNMMFSALGGEDHKRATEWLQNQWSKNAGLKTHLEVKENKVFLQILGQNPPALFRKGVAADRPTCLAALETFGPLSPENYLRIKSPEYDKLLANLGKAKTQAEQKNACLAGTEYLMKNHLMIPLGAIQFSILVKPEFTGWKLNQLNQLDLANLKAK
- a CDS encoding EAL domain-containing protein, with product MNSPAQSVDIHKDQIIFSEGDAGDCAYIIEKGRVLVYISKDKEEIPLTILGEGEIFGEMSLIDNQNRSASVRALEDVRLAIVTKQQVLERVSTADKVVQLLMRVLLKRLRRKNLNTPAGTKMSEVEFENSGAGDDGTQGALDQIKLENQIFQAFQNKEFELFYQPIVNLKTKQVMGCEALLRWNSPVHGLISPNLFIDVIENSSMVIPIGHWIINQALKDLKTIQDQLRDAKKTKLADDFMMSINISGRQFTHSDFVNNLEDLREKHDLQTKNIKLEMTERVMMDGAIALESLNQCRNQGYAISIDDFGTGFSSLQYLTQMPISFLKIDRSFVMKVLSDPKSKAVVSSIIHLAHAMDLEIIAEGIENNEESLVLETLGARYGQGYLFSKPVDLGRFLKLI
- a CDS encoding SDR family NAD(P)-dependent oxidoreductase, encoding MKKAALITGASSGIGAATAIEFAKNGYFVYLMGRDKERLQEVALRCRSGATLLSCDITDVAAVQKRLDEMLSSKIHKIEVLVNNAGIYETHTTETGTDEIWKRQFEVNLFAPIRIVRTLFPYFKEHGGGSIVNISSTLGLRPNGPTAAYSASKAAMVNWTHSLAVEGGPANIRANCLCPGIVDTPIHSFHSLETTQKTAALEKMKSLQPLGRIGTPEDVARAAYFFGSELSSWTTGAIVPVDGGINL
- a CDS encoding 6-carboxytetrahydropterin synthase, with product MILTLSTIFSSAHFYAQKEWSEEQNLKNFGRCYTQYGHGHNYKLEVGFKISGVLELEKRNFYQETLKVLTSPLDHEHLNFVIPEFKDKVPTTENISLYLLEKLKLSIDEKQISYLRLYEMDNLWTEIRL
- a CDS encoding pseudouridine synthase; the protein is MSEEKVRLSKLMAERGICSRREADAYIEKGLVLVDGIKVDQLGTKVDPKVKITLEAQALKQQKRLATIILNKPVGWVSAQPEPPYQPAIKLITPENQFGESKVRLNQDHFQGLAVAGRLDIDSQGLLLFTQDGRIAKKIIGEETKVEKEYIVRVEGKLPPEKLKLLNHGLSLDGKPLKPAKVEWLNEDQLRFVLKEGKKRQIRRMCEMVGLKVTGLKRVRIGNLRLGKLPEGKWRFLEEDESV
- a CDS encoding DUF455 family protein, whose protein sequence is MFSFSTPDVWEKIKNIQNTCEEALKLTSPYLVPEDPARDIQVLHPKFHPPKKGFATIEGQARMLHDLASIELQAMELGVRTLVEYPDAPQGFKEELLAVTVSEAQHLSMCIEGIESLGYKWGDWPVHLALWKSVSVEDTLLDRILIVHRYLEGSGLDAGDTLIKRLEGPASKSTIQNIVKQINFEEIGHVDFGSRWYREICKLEKLDPANDFPARMDSLRVRLPKRVEPLNRDLRMKAGFSEEEIAYYEALRQDFLKPRGK
- a CDS encoding YebC/PmpR family DNA-binding transcriptional regulator, which gives rise to MGKSWKTAGKVEKAQQKGQIFTKLAREIAVAAKAGGPDPAANSRLRLAIDAAKKVSCPNDTIERAIKKGAGLLDDGKVIEEITYEGYGPHGVGVIVECQTDNKHRTAPDMRHAFKSHEGNMGEVGSVAWMFERVGHIVGTKDGTFDPDEEAIEAGANEVASDDEGGYEFYTNSDDLDAVRDALVKRGWKVTTAELSYKAKNITELNGDQKKDVEEFLNYLDDMDDTHRVHATI